Part of the Hydrogenimonas thermophila genome, AAGTTGATCAAGTCAAAAGGTGAAAACAAAGATTTAGTTTTAATTGACTTTGTTAGAGGTAAGAGCAGTTTTGATACATTGTCAAAAGAGTTGTATTGTAGAAAAGTGGGAGACTTTCAATGGATGACAGCATCTGCACTATGTGTTGCAAAAGAGTGGCTTGATGCCAAAGTCTCTTGTGAAGATTATGAGACTATAATTAAAAGTTTTGGGAGATAAAAGAGATGAATGATTTAAGAAAAGAGTTTGAAAACTATATGCAAGATCGCTGCGTAAGTAGCTGTGAAACAGAAGAGGATACTTATGAGTATCCTGATTATGTAGAAGCTATAAATGCAGAGCTTATGCCACCTGTTAAAAGCGGTGTTTATATTAGCCGTTGGGATCTAAAGATGGTTGGTGATGCTATAGATGCATCAATTGCAATGGATTCCAGAGCTAGAATGTATAAGATGTTAATGCGTTCAGTTCACAATAAAGAGACAATGGGACAGCTTCTTGGTGCATTCTCATCTTTGATTGATGCAAAAACAGAAGCTTACCGTGAAATGATGGAAAACTACCCATCATCAGCTCCAATTTTTGAAGATAAAATTCAAAAGGCTGAACGTGTCAAAGCCTATTTTGATGAAGTTTTAAATACCTATTTTCCGGAGGAGTAGCGATTTACTTCACTTTTGAATATCCATATGCTTTTATACTACTCATTTTACTTCCCTGCTTTTGGAAGTGTCGGGCAGGGATTATAAGTTTTTATTTTCCAAAAACAGAAAGAGTAGGTACAACTGCTTCGATTTTGCAAAAAGAGCCTTTTATTTTTGCTTTTATTTATACTCTGTTTACTGTTTCACTTGCATCTCCTATATTTTATGATCGAATTTCTGCAAGTGAACGCAATGGTAGAGACCTTGTACTTGCTCTTGACAGTAGCGGTTCAATGGCTGAGTCAGGGTTTGATACTGAAAGAAAGAACTTAAGAAAATATGATGTTCTTTTAAATATTGTTGAAGCTTTTATTGATAAACGTTTTGATGATAATATTGGTTTAGTCATATTTGGATCTTTTGGCTTTACTGCAGCTCCTGTAACGTATGACCTTGTGGCTTTAAAAGAGATTTTGCATTTAAGTGATGTTGGTATTGCAGGGGAGAGTACAGCTATTGGTGAAGGAATTTACCAGTCACTAAGAACCCTTAAATTTGGCAATGCTAAGAAAAAAGCGATCATACTTATTACAGATGGCTACCAAAATGCCGGATCGGTTTCTATAAAAGATGCTGTAGAGATGGTAAAAAGAGATGGTGTTAAGATATACACTATAGGCATTGGCAAAAAGGGAATGTTTGATGAAAAGCTTTTAAAAAAAATCTCTGTTGAAACTGGTGGTCAAACATTTTTAGCAGTCAATAGTGATGATTTAAAATCTGTTTTTAGCAAGATAGATTCACTAGAACCAAGCCCAATTCGCTCACATATGTTAGTTAATAAGAAGATGCTTTATATATATCCACTGATTCTGGGTATGATTTTGTTAATTGGCTTGAAGCTAAACAGGAAGTCAAATGAGACTGCTCTATCCTGAATTTCTTTGGTTATTGATTCCTTTTGCACTTTTTGCCTGGCTAAGGTTTAATGAAGAGAAAAAATCTATATTGCCACTTCATCCAAAAATTGTGATTGACAGTAAGATAAAACCAATTGTACGTTTGGCACCATTTATTGCACTTGCTTGGATGTTAGCAGCATTAAGTCGTCCGGTTATTCAAGAGAAATCAACACAGGTTGCTCCATCACTTAAGACACTATATTTGGCTATTGATGCATCTGCTTCTATGCAAGGAGTTGATCGTAAGCCAAACCGTTATATTTTTGCAAAAGAGGCAATAAAAAAATTAGTTGAAAGTGATAAAAGTCATAAATT contains:
- a CDS encoding vWA domain-containing protein; the protein is MQKEPFIFAFIYTLFTVSLASPIFYDRISASERNGRDLVLALDSSGSMAESGFDTERKNLRKYDVLLNIVEAFIDKRFDDNIGLVIFGSFGFTAAPVTYDLVALKEILHLSDVGIAGESTAIGEGIYQSLRTLKFGNAKKKAIILITDGYQNAGSVSIKDAVEMVKRDGVKIYTIGIGKKGMFDEKLLKKISVETGGQTFLAVNSDDLKSVFSKIDSLEPSPIRSHMLVNKKMLYIYPLILGMILLIGLKLNRKSNETALS